From the Calliopsis andreniformis isolate RMS-2024a chromosome 4, iyCalAndr_principal, whole genome shotgun sequence genome, one window contains:
- the Bai gene encoding transmembrane emp24 domain-containing protein bai, with translation MRSILFVLATLFAYAHCIRFYLDPNSMRCLKEEVQAKVLVAGEYEVSVTPAVKTEYVVRDSKGHILSRKDDIPHGKILKFSFATETYDTFEVCFIAHAIQPSFSGNKQNKQEIYLVVKRGIEAKSYEGLGEVAKLKPSEVELKRLEDLSEAIVQDFARMRKNEEEMRDTNEATNTRVLYFSIFSMCWLLTLSVWQVFYLRSFFKAKKLIE, from the exons ATGCGAAGTATATTGTTTGTGTTAGCTACGCTGTTTGCGTACGCACATTGTATTAGGTTTTACCTTGATCCGAACTCTATGAGATGTTTAAAAGAAGAAGTTCAAGCGAAAGTTCTAGTTGCTGGAGAATATGAAGTCTCCGTTACACCAGCTGTTAAAACCGAATATGTT GTACGGGACTCTAAAGGTCATATCCTTTCTAGAAAGGATGATATACCTCATGGGAagatattaaaattctcatttgCTACAGAAACATATGATACATTTGAAGTTTGTTTCATAGCACATGCTATACAACCTTCTTTCTCAGGCA ACAAACAAAACAAGCAAGAAATCTATTTGGTTGTAAAGCGGGGCATTGAAGCGAAGAGTTATGAAGGA CTAGGTGAAGTAGCTAAACTGAAACCTTCTGAAGTGGAGTTAAAACGTTTGGAAGATCTGTCTGAAGCTATTGTTCAAGACTTTGCTCGAATGAGGAAAAACGAAGAAGAAATGAGAGACACTAATG AGGCAACAAATACCCGAGTATTGTACTTCAGTATATTTTCTATGTGTTGGCTCTTGACACTCTCAGTATGGCAGGTATTCTATCTGAGAAGTTTCTTCAAAGCGAAGAAACTTATTGAGTAA
- the LOC143177823 gene encoding SKA complex subunit 1 isoform X2 — protein MSLNCKNVMREEFLKMHMEVSCMHNNIEAMKTWLQNMKEQNNRCRELLSLMKSLNERIIHMEKNVAPELIHAYQENNKNILHDSPKEKSIIKSEPRIKTEKHGTPMIDCKKILFDEPEVYPIIPLLTEDEFSTVPKYIIGRQSLDTVNNLISAINQVLKAKYMFLSLGKAHARKQGNLNLYLHYKKQELDICSVDEYIYFFTAEDYERETKSKLNKIKLNLLTVLRHCKRLREYRVKNDVRYVVLTK, from the exons ATGTCATTGAATT GCAAAAATGTAATGAGAGAAGAATTTCTTAAGATGCACATGGAAGTTTCGTGTATGCATAATAATATTGAAGCAATGAAAACATGGCTACAGAACATGAAGGAACAAAATAATCGATGCAGA GAACTGTTATCTCTTATGAAATCTTTGAATGAAAGAATTATTCACATGGAAAAAAATGTTGCACCTGAACTAATTCATGCCTATCAAgaaaacaacaaaaatattttacacgACAGTCCTAAAGAAAAATCTATAATCAAATCGGAGCCACGAATAAAAACAGAAAAACATGGGACTCCTATGATAGattgtaaaaaaatattatttgatgAACCTGAAGTTTATCCTATAATACCATTACTAACGGAGGATGAATTTAGTACTGTTCCAAAGTACATTATTGGGAGACAATCTCTAGATAcagttaataatttaataagtgCCATTAATCAAGTATTGAAAGCAAAATATATGTTTTTATCACTTGGAAAAGCTCATGCAAGAAAACAAGGAAACTTAAATCTCTATCTTCATTATAAAAAGCAAGAGTTGGACATCTGTAGTGTTGATG aatatatttatttttttacggCAGAAGATTATGAAAGAGAAACAAAATCCAAACTGAATAAAATTAAACTGAATTTGTTAACAGTTTTGCGACACTGTAAACGATTACGAGAATATAGGGTGAAGAATGATGTAAGATATGTTGTATTAACAAAATAA
- the LOC143177823 gene encoding SKA complex subunit 1 isoform X1 gives MTTTSFLEETLDRQWEKLRDFETATVFIKSKNVMREEFLKMHMEVSCMHNNIEAMKTWLQNMKEQNNRCRELLSLMKSLNERIIHMEKNVAPELIHAYQENNKNILHDSPKEKSIIKSEPRIKTEKHGTPMIDCKKILFDEPEVYPIIPLLTEDEFSTVPKYIIGRQSLDTVNNLISAINQVLKAKYMFLSLGKAHARKQGNLNLYLHYKKQELDICSVDEYIYFFTAEDYERETKSKLNKIKLNLLTVLRHCKRLREYRVKNDVRYVVLTK, from the exons atgacaactacttcatTTCTCGAAGAAACTCTAGATCGACAGTGGGAGAAGCTACGAGATTTCGAAACAGCGACTGTATTTATTAAaa GCAAAAATGTAATGAGAGAAGAATTTCTTAAGATGCACATGGAAGTTTCGTGTATGCATAATAATATTGAAGCAATGAAAACATGGCTACAGAACATGAAGGAACAAAATAATCGATGCAGA GAACTGTTATCTCTTATGAAATCTTTGAATGAAAGAATTATTCACATGGAAAAAAATGTTGCACCTGAACTAATTCATGCCTATCAAgaaaacaacaaaaatattttacacgACAGTCCTAAAGAAAAATCTATAATCAAATCGGAGCCACGAATAAAAACAGAAAAACATGGGACTCCTATGATAGattgtaaaaaaatattatttgatgAACCTGAAGTTTATCCTATAATACCATTACTAACGGAGGATGAATTTAGTACTGTTCCAAAGTACATTATTGGGAGACAATCTCTAGATAcagttaataatttaataagtgCCATTAATCAAGTATTGAAAGCAAAATATATGTTTTTATCACTTGGAAAAGCTCATGCAAGAAAACAAGGAAACTTAAATCTCTATCTTCATTATAAAAAGCAAGAGTTGGACATCTGTAGTGTTGATG aatatatttatttttttacggCAGAAGATTATGAAAGAGAAACAAAATCCAAACTGAATAAAATTAAACTGAATTTGTTAACAGTTTTGCGACACTGTAAACGATTACGAGAATATAGGGTGAAGAATGATGTAAGATATGTTGTATTAACAAAATAA